Genomic DNA from Jonesia denitrificans DSM 20603:
GTCTCAAAACCCGTGGTCTACGAGCACTTTGGCGGCAAAGAAGGAGTCTACGCGGTTGTTGTGGACCGAGAAATTCAAGCCCTCACAGGAGCACTCACGAGTGCGCTTGATCTGGGTGGCCACCCAAAAATCATCGTGGAACGCATGACATTTGCTCTGCTTGACTATATTGAGACGAATGAAGCCGGTTTTCGGGTTCTTGTCCGCGATTCACCTGTGGCACAGGCCACGGGGTCGTTCTCGTCACTCATTGGGGATGTCGCCAGTGAAGTCGAACACCTCCTCGCTGAACAGTTCCGGCGCCGAGGGCTTGACCC
This window encodes:
- a CDS encoding TetR/AcrR family transcriptional regulator, with product MTAHERREQLVAVSRTLFAEKGFEGASIEEIAARASVSKPVVYEHFGGKEGVYAVVVDREIQALTGALTSALDLGGHPKIIVERMTFALLDYIETNEAGFRVLVRDSPVAQATGSFSSLIGDVASEVEHLLAEQFRRRGLDPRTAPIYAQMLVGMVALTGQHWLDSRQLKKEEVAAHLVNLAWNGLAGLERKPRLVGDHGPIHSA